The sequence below is a genomic window from Harmonia axyridis chromosome 1, icHarAxyr1.1, whole genome shotgun sequence.
AGGTGATGTAAAATTAAACGGTAACTCTTTTCGAAACAAATCATAGTTTATTTGCTATTGATtccaatatatttaaatatttactagctaccgtcaaacaaaccacaaaagtgaaagagtttattgcagcccataactgagcagttttttttgttgaagaattcattgaaatttttccagattttatagcaaaaaaatgttttgaatatagTATTAATGTTTTCAGCCAAAAcgcaaagatttatatttagcaacgagtttcacaaaacaaagcaatatttggaatcagatttcttccTAAAGTACTCTCTCGAAAAGAGACTAATAATGTCCTTTAACGGTACCAATGCTATTAcgaatttcagtaattttactgatgtcatttTTTACTAAATTCAACTTATGGGAGATGCAATGGAATTAAATTGCTTTTTTGTACTTATATCttgtccaaattcaaaccagATTTTTCTAAAACCTCAAGGACTGATGCAGCTATGCAATCAGCattcaatttgttcaattgtACGAATCCAAGAAACTCTTCTTCcactgtaaaattttcattttgctcatGTACATATCGTATTCCAATAGATAACTGCTCATGTCCAGAAATATCAGCAGACTCGTCAGCCATTATACTGAAATTCATCGAAGAATTTGCTTCTTCTACAACATTTGTCATTATTACATGCCCAGCTATCGAAATgatctcattttgaattctgtGAGAAGTATATTTCGAGTAACCAGCTgcgttgaataaataaatctctGAATCTTTATCACCAGattctactctgaatttcaaaagatcacttaAATTGCCAGACTTCTTGGTGCTCTCTAGTATAGGCATATCgtgaatttataaaaaaattgacacgcatggagtgcgttcggttccatgatttttcttcacccaagaagtgctcatagcgcctaaaaaagttttcaattcaaaagctacctctgccgattatggattatatgtatagtaattgaaaaccggaaaattgttgggaatccattactttccttttttccttacCCTTTGTATTGAGAAAGTGATATtaagggtgttgtgctgaaaattgaggtaatcaaaatctcaggggggggcatggcccccctggcccccccctgcgggcgcccatggctATCactaaaaatagtgaaaattttgcagtaacAGTTCAcgaaactaaagcacttttacGTCGTGGTTCTCGGCTGGCTATAGTGAATCTagcagaaaaatttgaacttttgGCTCAAGTTACTTACTTGTTCGTAATAAAGGCTGGTACAACTGTTAcgatgaatggattgcgctaacGAGCTgtgatttataatttttatcatttccaaaaaatttaagaaccaacgtattaggccaattggaaGGTCCcctgtctgatgcacagatgacggtgctagtatttaattcaaatgatttttagttagtaccaaccttcaaacgatacgtgttgaaattttacagcagtccgaccattagtttgtgagatattgcgttgtgtgcgtagctacttttgttatttgaaaaatgatggaaaaaaaagaatttcgtgtgctgattaaATACAGCTTTTTGAAacgaaaaatacagttgaagcaaaatcttggcttgatgaagagtttcaggGGTTTGCACCAGtgaaatcaaccatcattgattggtatgctaagtttaaaggCGGAGAAaagagcaccgaagacggcgaacgtagtggacgcccaaaaaagtctgtcaccgacgaaaaaatcaaaaaagttcacaaaataattttgaatgaccgtaaagtgaagttgatcgagatagcagacattgtgaagatatcatctgaacgtgtatattatatcattcacgaatatttgtacatgaaaaagctgtgtgcaaaatggatgccgcgcgagctcacaatcgatcaaaagcaacaacgtgttaatgattctgagcagtgtttgaagctgtttaagtgcaataaacctgaattttggatgaaacatggctccatcatctCACTCCggtgtccaatcgacagtcagctgagtggactgcatacgatgaaccgaatctaaagcgacgagaaacacaacagtcagctgtcaaggttatggcatcagtattctgggatgtgcaaggtataataatcattgattacctccaaaagggtcagactATCAAAagcgatcattatatagcgttattggatcgtttaaaggatgaaatcgttaaaaaacagcccccatttgaagaaaaaaaggtgctgtttcatcgagacaacgcgctgtgtcacaaatcaatgaaaacaatggcaaaattgcatgaattaggcttcgaattgcttctacatccaccgtattcgccagatctggcccccagcgactttttcctgttctcagacctcgaaagaatgctcgctggaaagaaatttagcgacaatgaagaaataatcgccgaaactgaggcctattttgaagcgaaagacaaattgtactacaaaaatggtatcgaaaagttggaagatcgctataatcgctgtatcgccctccaAGGCAACtatgtgaaataataaaatcgaattttgcgaaaaaaatgtgttttactatggtagaccagggacttttcaattggcctgttgcaGTATCCAAATAGGGATATTTTACCAGTAGCTCAAAGTTGTCAGGAAAATGAATATGAACAAACACAAATCGGAGAAAAATTAAGATAGGGatagacttttttttttgatttcgctGAATTTCCGTACCAaagatcaatttttttcgacCTTCACAGGAATTCAAATTTCCAACATCTCACGCACTCTGCGTTCATCAATTAGATGAAACATTCTTATTCATTAGCCGCAATCATTACACGTCCTCATGAATAGTCTAATTGGTATATACCTATATATCTCcattaaatcattcaatcggacTCAAACCTCTATTCCTTAACAGACGCTGGTTACAAACAAGAAGCGTCCACTCAATGACGAAATACTGAATCAGAAATAAAGAAACCAAGGACATACGAACATCTGTTTGAAAATGGAATTCTTTGACTTCTTTCCATTCAAATTCATGCGATTCTAGATTGAGCAGCGTTCGCTTTGTCAAGTACGATCAATATACATCATTCTGATGTGTGTATTCTTGCTTTGAAGTCGAGTTTTGTTGGTATGAAGAGTTTTTCCCAAGGTCACGTCACacgtttgaattttaaaatttcatttttatgtattTCCATGATCCGAATCCAGATGATCTCAATAATAATGAGCTGAGAGGGAACAactcattcatggaaaataCTAGATCGAAATCAATTCTGTCTGTCCATCCATGTATCGGTTTTCCCAAATTAGTATTCTAATGAGGAGATCTCAGAAAcattttgagctagaaaaaaatgagttGCATATTCTCCGGACGAATTTTTGAGAGaatcaatttggtgaaaaccgcaaatTTATAAATTCTACTGTTGGAAAATAGTAcaataaacatgaaacaaaaacatcctacaggaacttttttcagtagaatcaatTGAGaatcaaacttgtgtttttttggatgtaaaccataacaatttctatcACTAATAAAATACCTTTTTTTGCCTTTCAAAAACATATACCATGATATAAgtttaaatttcttatcaaacttttaggtgtacaactttgcttccgccattttgaaaaagatggctgtagcggtaagtggtcttcgaaataaatagatcgtagatgtcatataatgaactcaggtatttgtaaacataacgctatcgaaatattagtcgatttgtgtctgcatcataaagttattctcgattaaacatgtcagcttacaagccaaattgtctccatttgcgggaggttttaaatTTCTGCTTTAacataaagaaatctgcggctgaggctcatcgaatgctctcaaatacctatggagAGGCCgcaattagtgaaagaacgtgccgagagtggtttcaacgctttaagAACAGTGATTTCGATGTCGAAagccagcatggcggtggaggagagaaggtttttgaagatgcagaattgggagggcgcaataagccatttcaaaacgcttgaaagtcatgggaatgattcagaaacaagaaaattgggtgacgtacaagttgaagcagagagatgatgaacggcgtttgtttgcttgtgaacagctgcttgcaaggcaaagacggaagggatttctgcatcgcattgtaactggagacaaaatatgggttcattacgataatcccaagcacagaaaatcatgggcaCATCCCGGCCATGATTCCACGTCGACAtcccaaatattcacggttccaaggtcatactcagtatttggtgggaccagctcggcgtagtgtattatgagttgttaaaaccaactgaaaaaatcacaggcgatcgttgtcgaacgcaattaatgcatttgagccgagcattgaaagacaaacggccgcaatacaatgagagacatgatgaagtgattttatagcatgacaatgctcgacctcatgttgcgaaagtggtcaagacatacttggaaacgttgaaatgggatttCCTATCCCagtcgccgtattctccagacgttgctatatcacttgtttcgatcaatggcacacggcctggctgatctcttctcttatgaagaagtaaaattcTTTCGATTTTGaacgcgggattcatacgctgcccgaaagatggtagaaagtagtggccagtgatggacaatactttgaatcataaatgtataaccagttttttacaataaagcatcgaaattcgaaaaaaaaacggcgaaagcaaagttgtacgcctatgtataatcATCAAAAGTCTCAACCCTGTAATTTTAACTCCATGATATTCGTCTAAGGATGTGAACAAACCGAATCCAATCTCCTTATTTTTACTCCATTCAAATCATCATATGGTAGTTCTCAGATGTGATCTTGGAGGTCTCTATCGAGCTTTTCGAGCggctataaaaaaataatatttctacaCACATTTCCTCCAAATATCATCAGCGCCTGACTGCTGCAGCTGCTGTAACCGATATGGAGGTAACGCACGGGAAAGCCTGTTCTTGTGAAATATGAGGAAGCTGGATGTAAACGATCTGCCTTTGTTGTTTCTTCTTTCTCATTAACGGGTGACTCACTGCGATTAAACAATCTTACAACAATTTGTGTTTCGCTTAGGACAGAGAATCAAAAGCGTCTTGGAATGTGCGAAAAGAGAAGTATCCGGGATTTGGCATAAGTGTCACTAATGTgggaatattatttttgaactaGGTATTCGTATGGAATGTTATTTACTGAAGGTAATAAAAATAACTATGTATAACTAAGATAAATATTGGGTTCAGGATGAGTGTTTTACTGTCCGGAATGCAGAATATCCGTGAAACTTAAAAGAAGagaattttttatggatttgatACAATCAAATGCTACGTTCAATAATAAACTATTCGCTCAATAAGTCCTACGCTGAAATGTCCCAAAAATTGGACTTCAGAATTTACCTTCAAGAATGATAAACGTTTACGGCGTTTTATTCCGAAATTCGGGGCTTTACtgtgaaaaactgatttatgattcaaagtattgtctatcgctggccactactttctcccatctttcggacagcgtacgaattccgcgttgaaaaaactggtcatcttttgaagcgatccacgaatcgatccaattttttacttcttcataaagcGGGAAGTGCctgtcagccaggccgtgtgtcattgatcgaaacaagtgacagtccgagggagcaacgtctgcagAATACGGCGGGTGCGGTAGGAAATCTCATTACAACGttcccaagtatgtcttgaccactttcctaacatggagtcgagcattgttatgctgtaaaatcactttatcatgtctcttgttgtattgtggccgtttgtctaatgctcggctcaaacgcattaattgcgttcgataacgatcgcctgtgatttttaaggtcggtttcaacaactacAAATACACTtagccgagctggtcccaccaaatagtgaccatgaccttggaaccgtgaatattcgcttTAGCAGTTGACCTGAGAGCATGGCCGGAATGGccctgattttctgcgcttggaattatcgtaatgaacccatttgcgtctccagttacaatgcgatgtagaaatcccttccgcctttgccttgcaagcagcggTTCaccagcaaacaaacgccgtttaacatctctcggcttcaactcgtacggcacccaatttcctcgttTCAGAataattcctatgactttcaggcgttttgaaatgcttgttgagtcactcccaatgatcctaccaattcttgttgcgtttgattcGAGTCTTCATAAAGTAAGTTAGTAAGTACAATTCTGCGTCTTTGAAAACCTTccttcttccaccgccatgcttcGACggcaaaatcaccgttctcgaATCCGGTAAGAATTGTACAAGCTAAGGCTATTACTACGGTGTGGACAAACCAACAGACAGATGAAAAGAAGAACAATGAGAATTGTTTAAAATGGTGCGATATGCATTTTGCAATCGAAAACATTGAAGTCTAAGACCAATGGTGATCACAATGCTTCCTAGAAATCAATAGaaacaaaatcaaaacaaatagtaaaaagttttattattcatttctcttTCCAAATTCTCAACCTTCTAGTCAACAACAATTCTTTCAATATCCATACTGCTTTCTGATCATATCTGCAGCCTTCTCCCCAATTGCAAAAGCAATAGAATTCGTATGGCCCGAAATGGTACTTGGCATAATACTGCAATCGGCAACCCTCAACTTGTGCAATCCATACACTTTCAACTCATGATCAACCACCGCAAAAGGATCCTTCTTTGGACCCATCTTAGCAGTAGAGGAGATGTGTCCACCATGAACTGCCAAGTTCCTTATAACACATAGCCAGTAGTCATCAGAACCCTCAACATGCTGATCACAGAAAGACACTTTCAATTTGGTGACATTAATCTTCTTGGCGGTCTCAGTCTTCTCAAACTTATCCAGTATACGAATGCCTTCCAAAAATACCTGTGCGTCATCTCCATCAACCAGAGTACCTGGATCTACCAGTGGAAATTCTCTAGGATCACAAGATTTGAGCTTAACACTTCCTGTAGACTTTGGATGAAGGACGTACATATCAATACTCAAATCTGTTTGGGGGTTGATTGTGTTAAAGTAATCCTCGACTTCTTTCTTGTAGTTGGTAATGCCAGGTATCGACACATCGACAGGGTTATTGAAATAAGAAGTCATCTCCAGGTTGGGTACTGAAGCTGATGAGTTTCTGGTGTTGACATACGTGAAAGTTTTACCGTTATCCAAGCTTGTCAGGACACCATCTCCTCTGAGGTACTCACCAAGGAGTTTCCTGAAGGGCTCTTTCTTAGCTGTGTAATTCGTTCTGAAGTAAATTCGAAGTTCGAAGTGATCCAACGATTTCTTTCCAACAGGCAGATCAGCAATTATTTTAATCTTGTGTTTCTTCAGCTCTTCTTGAGGTCCAATACCAGAAAGCATTAAAAGTTGTGCTGTGTTTATACTTCCTCCAGAAATTATCACTTCTTTGCTAGCCTTGGCTACATACTGCTTACCATCCTTAACAAACCTGATTCCAGTAGCTGTTTTGGTGGCTTTATCGATCATTATTTTAGTAACCAAAGCGTTTATGGTTAGATTGAAGTTGTGTCTGTTCATGGATGGTCTTACATAAGCTGTTGCTCCGCTAACTCTCTTCCCAAACTTTATCGTCCTCTGTCTTCTGGAAATCCCTATTTGTTCTGCTGCGTTGTAATCTTCTATGACTTTCATACCGAGCTCTCTGGCTGACGATTCAAAAAATGATACATTGTCTTTGGGTACTTGATAATAAATGTTCAGGGGACCGGCAAACCCTCTGTATTTAGGATCTAATTGGTCTGATTCGAAGTTTTCCATCTTTTTGAAGAACGGGAGGAGATCTTTGTAAGACCAACCTGGGTTTCCTAAGGTTGCCCATTTGTCGTAGTCTCCTTTGTTTCCTCTTATGAAACCAAGGCCATTTATGGTTCCGGAGCCACCTAATACTTTGCCTCTTTGGTAAGGGCTCTGGTTGTTATGGCGTCCTTgaaaagaagaaatatttcagcaattttaaaacaaaaatctaCTAAGTGGGTAAACGAATAAGAATATCGGACTGGCAGAAACCTAGGTTAAGAGAAATGTGGTGTCATGGAAGGTGAGTAGAGATATACGGGTTTTGCTCAAGCTCATCACATCATCGAAACtataggaaattcaagaagtatattggataaaaaaaattaaacactttatatttccgtgattactTTGACTGTTTCTTGTGGAAGACTTACCAAAACAGCCATGTTTTTGTGGTACAGTGTTGTATCCCCAATTTCTTTCAGAGAACTGTAAAACCTCCCATACGTAAGGTATATCACTGAGGTCATCATCCATTGCACCTGCTTCCAATAAgagaattttccatttttcattctCGCTCAATCTGGATGATACCACAGATCCAGAAGATCCTGCTCCCACCACAATGAAGTCGAAAGTACCATAATCTATGAAAAATTGTCATGCAGTTATTATTTGTGTAGTTCATAAGATTTTTTTGAAAGGCAAAACTTATTGAAATAACTTATAACTGAAAAAGACGGAAAGATAGAGAAAGGAAAGCTTATATTTTGGAAAgcacaaaatatttaaaatataatgaatttcttGAAGTTATGGCTAATTTTAAAAGGGGAGATACTGGTAACCAtttccagattttttttataattgcaGTATTTTAAAATCCTGAAGGATGTCCGAACCAAGGACCGAAACATCgactaataaaataaataaacgaaAGCCAGATTCTGTTAAGACCACTAGTTTTCTATAAAGATCTGAAAACAGCAACAGGAAAATGTAAAGCAACAAAAAATCGTATAACACATTATTGAATAGTTATAATCGATAAGATCAATTATTCTCACctatttcttcattatttccAGCATTATTACCAAAGAAATCGCTATTGCTATCGCGAATTTTGTATGTTTTCGACTGTTTTATAGCAGACTCAACCAATTTTTCTAAATAGTCTATTCGCAAACTCTCATCACTACATACGGTGTGGACAGCCAGGCCAAACAGAATGAAGAAAAAGAACATGTCCAGGCCACCACTTCACCGTTaatgaaaatcataaatttTCAGCCGAACAACGTACCTATATTtatcataaattaaaatttataacaattccaCAGATAGAGGTTATTTTGTTGTTATCAcattttacaataaaaaaattcataacaacCTAATTCTTATCTATTCACAGAATTCAGTTCAATATTCTTCAAACGAATACTagataatatttaatttttatgttgaTTGAAGGTATCCAGAATTCTATTACGCAGGGtgttgaactttgaaattattcgagaaaaaaaattttttttcttgataaattTTATTAATAACCCAGCGTTTCAATTGGCCTTCCTAATTTGATAATCTAATCTATGAAATTCAGAGAATGAGGAATAAAAGGCTTGTTAAAACCACATATCCTAATTTTATAaacaatattaaaatttgctGTAGATAATATGATATTATCGGAATTGAAAAGGAGATTTCAATGATAGTCAAAGACAGAAACTAATTTGATTCGATATTCCGGTACAAAAATTATTCACCTAGATGAGATGAAAACAAGAAATTGTGACAAGAAGCATAATCTAGGTGAAAGagaattttcctacaactgctatgaaaagtagcgtattctttatagcttactgaatttcaaaactatgattTGCTCATACTGAGAGGAATATTATTCCTCATGGCACTTTGCCCTAACCTTGCTCAATAGaccaattgaatttttgaaaagttgtttctatggaaacTTATTTTAAATACCTATACAATCACTATCCACAAGACCGAAAATAACATAGTGTAAAGGGAGCTTAAAAGCTTATTCAATGGGAAAATTAACTGGGATAAATAAATAACTGTTACTTTCAGCAATATTTAAAAATGGCGATAAGCATATCAAAACATGGTATATGTGATCATATGGTTGTAGTTCAATCGTGAGTaagattacaatttttttttgtttacacATATTTCGACTGAAGTATATAAGGTATGTGAAAATCGAGGACACtcattatttgatatttattcaTGAGTATAATGTTGTCTAGTTTTCGTTAACGAAGCAAAATTCTTTTGATTTCAAGATGGCCTTCCATCTAGTCAGGAGTGAGAAAATAAGAGGATATAGCTGAAAAATACCTACTGGAAATTGGAAATGATCAACTAATATCCAATTCAATGAATCCAAAGATTTTCTTAATTAAACTGCAAGAATCCCAACACAATTCTCGCTGAATAACTGAATTTTAAATCTCTATTTCAGCTAGTAAtcgctgaaatctaaaacagcGTACGTGTCTTTAGTGGAGTCTCAACAATTAATGAAAATCTTCCAGAAAATTCTATGTTTCTTTCTCCTGATACGCGCACTCGTAGCCGCTTCATCGGTGACCAATCAcgaacgatgaattgacaaattaccgtgTCTTTGCAAATTCCAGTAGCATAACATGACATGAAGGGTGCAAAACCGTTGCaaagtgaattttattttcatttcattcaataatgaatctacatctaacgggtgttttttttctaggtatataactttaagtgtgcattactgttcaagatggcgaccgatttaacagctgtcgaatgatttattctcagtttggtttagcaattcatcatgaatagactcacgcctgaacaacagtTGCAAaaagtgtaattttatttcgaaaataatgattctgtgcggaatacgcttcgcgcactacgtccattagcgatgaagcgcacttctggttgtatggctacgtcaacaaacaaaagtgccgcatttggagtgaagctaatcctcaagtgtatgtcgaaacaccgtcacatccagaaaaactgactgaatgatggccagaacgttacagtcaatggtgatcggtatagagccatgattactaaatttttcattcctggattgaacaaccatgatgtccaggagctgtggttccaacaagacggcgcaacatgtcacacagctcgtgccacaatcgatttattgaaagacacgtttggtgaccgcctaatttcacgttttggacctgtgaattggcctccaagatcttgtgatttaacaccgctagactactttctttggagctatgtaaagtcattggtctatgcggataagccacaaatccttgaccatttggaagacaacattcgccgtgttattgccgatatacggccacaaatgtttgaaaaagtcatcgaaaattggacgtccagattggactacatccgagccagccgtggcggtcatatgccagaaatcatatttaaaatgtaatgccacaagattatctcgcggataaataaaatcatgtcaatcgaataatccatcgttgttttattgcaatttaaagttctatagctctaagaaaaacACCCGTAGTAAAAaaggttggatcattccaaaaagtttcttcgaaactttgacactgcgagatagTATATTGATTATAATTATGATTATACATATTCTCTAAATTTGAGACAGTCGACAAGAAAAGCCACATTTCACTATTACAATTTTATCGACTTAAC
It includes:
- the LOC123670617 gene encoding glucose dehydrogenase [FAD, quinone]-like is translated as MFFFFILFGLAVHTVCSDESLRIDYLEKLVESAIKQSKTYKIRDSNSDFFGNNAGNNEEIDYGTFDFIVVGAGSSGSVVSSRLSENEKWKILLLEAGAMDDDLSDIPYVWEVLQFSERNWGYNTVPQKHGCFGRHNNQSPYQRGKVLGGSGTINGLGFIRGNKGDYDKWATLGNPGWSYKDLLPFFKKMENFESDQLDPKYRGFAGPLNIYYQVPKDNVSFFESSARELGMKVIEDYNAAEQIGISRRQRTIKFGKRVSGATAYVRPSMNRHNFNLTINALVTKIMIDKATKTATGIRFVKDGKQYVAKASKEVIISGGSINTAQLLMLSGIGPQEELKKHKIKIIADLPVGKKSLDHFELRIYFRTNYTAKKEPFRKLLGEYLRGDGVLTSLDNGKTFTYVNTRNSSASVPNLEMTSYFNNPVDVSIPGITNYKKEVEDYFNTINPQTDLSIDMYVLHPKSTGSVKLKSCDPREFPLVDPGTLVDGDDAQVFLEGIRILDKFEKTETAKKINVTKLKVSFCDQHVEGSDDYWLCVIRNLAVHGGHISSTAKMGPKKDPFAVVDHELKVYGLHKLRVADCSIMPSTISGHTNSIAFAIGEKAADMIRKQYGY